In Mustela lutreola isolate mMusLut2 chromosome 16, mMusLut2.pri, whole genome shotgun sequence, the genomic window CTCAATCCCTGGGCAATGTCCTAACCCTGGGGCCTGAAGCCCAGAATAGATCCCAGAGGCCACCCCCAGACAGCCTCTTGGACTGGCCAGCTAGGCCCCTCAGGTCTTGGTGTGCTCCAGGGTGTAATGACTCAGGGATCCCCATGCTGCCCGAgatgctggggaggggcagagaagggcagagacCTAGGTGTGGGGAAGTGGCAGGTGGCTCAGGGAATGAGaccaggagaggaagcagggagggaaggagagtggaCTGGGCTGCACTGGGCAGGAGAGTTGGAGGGAGCgggccagggaaggggggaggaagcagggggggCCCTCTGGAActggcagggggagagaaggcGGGGCAGTCAGAGGAAATGAAAAAGCTGGGGCGAGCAGGCTAGacgagaagggaggagggaggaggagggaagtaaGGAGCAGCTTTCTCGAAGAGGCAGAGACTGGTAGCGCCAGCAGACGGGAGAGCAGGGCACAGAGGAAGGGACTGAGCGAGAAGGCAGAGGTGCTGTGAGAGCAGGTAGAGGGCcgctgggggagagagggagaggcagaaggagagacagggTGGTGGGCAAGTGGGGGAGAAAGACAGAACTAGGGAGAGGGAAGGacgcaggagagaggaggagagagtcaGAGAGCCGGCCGGCCAGCCAGCCGCACACACAAGGGGAAGGGGTGGCCCATGGGGAGGGCGGTGGGCGTCTgagctcctcctctccctcaccccgACCTGCGCCCCAGGGACCTCTCTAGTCCAGTCCGCACAGAGGCCGTGGGGCGTGGGGGGATGGCCGACTCGTGCAGGAACCTCACCTACGTGCGGGACTCGGTGGGCCCCGCCACCAGCACCCTGATGTTCGTGGCGGGCGTGGTGGGCAATGGGCTGGCCCTGGGCATCTTGGGGGCGCGGCGACGCTCACGTCCCTCGGCCTTCGCTGTGCTGGTCACTGGGCTGGCGGTCACTGACCTGCTGGGCACTTGCTTCCTGAGCCCGGCCGTGTTCGTGGCCTACGCCCGCAACAGCTCACTGCTGGGCCTGGCCCGGGGCCGGCCCGCCCTGTGCGACGCCTTTGCTTTCGCCATGACCTTCTTCGGCCTGGCCTCCATGCTCATCCTCTTCGCCATGGCCGTGGAGCGCTGTCTGGCGCTCAGCCACCCCTATGTGTACACCCAGCTGGACGGGCCGCGCTGCGCCCGCCTGGCCCTGCCTGCCATCTACGCCTTCTGCGGCCTCTTCTGCGCGCTACCTCTGCTGGGCCTGGGCCAGCACCAGCAGTACTGCCCAGGCAGCTGGTGCTTCATCCGCATGCGCTCCACGGAGGCCGGAGGCCGCGCCTTCTCGCTGGCCTACGCCAGCCTCATGGCCCTGCTGGTGGCCACCATCGTGCTGTGCAACAGCTCCGTCACCCTGAGCCTCTGTCGCATGCACCGCCAGCAGACGCGCCACCAGGGTCCCCCGGTCCCCGGGCCCCGGGCGGGAGAGGACGAGGTGGACCACCTCATTCTGCTGGCCCTCATGACCGTCATCATGGCCGTGTGCTCCCTGCCCCTCACGGTAAGTCCCCctggtggctggggtgggggaagggggtccggcgggtggggggcaggtggaggagggaggagggcagcccCCAGCTAGGTCTGCCAGCAGGGTAGTCTAGTTCTCAGACGGGGACACTGGGGTCCAAGAGGTCAGAGGCTTTGGGTGCGGTCAGACAGCTCCCAACTTTCTGGAGAGGTGTCTCCCCTCCTGAGCCCTTGGCTCGCCCCTTTCTTATCTGCGGCAACCCCCCCAAACACACCCcatccttcccccactccctgtaATGGTCAGAAGATAATGAGATCCTCCCGTCCTGGAACCGTGGTTCTGTGTCTCTGCCCTGTGCCCTGCGGTTCACAAATTCTCTCTCAGATCGTCTTCAGATGACCTTAGGTACCCCTTCCACAAGCACTTGGCAAAGAGTGGAACCAAGTTCCTGTCCCGTCATTGTTTTTACAGACGGAGGGTGACGGGGCTTGTCCACAGTCACACAGAGCCAGGTCTGGACCTCAGGCTCATCTGATTCCAGAGTCTGATccgccccccctgcccccgcacCTCCCAGCCCCGCCCTCACCCCCTCACCTCTGCCAGGGGCTCCCTGGGCCTTGTCCTTTTTGGGCAgagctcctgcctgcctctcaggaGTTGGATCAGGGGTGTCCCCTGTAATCATCCTCcccgcctctcccctgccctgtaCTCTGGGCCTCGgcttctctttctgtaaaatgccAGAGCTCGTCATCAAAACTTTGGGGGGATTACAGATGACTCACAGGCTGGAAACGTGGAGAGCCACATAGCTGTAGCCCCAGGCCTTACCCGCACGACCTCCGACCTCTGGGCTGGTGGTTTCTTGgggctttctctccctttgctccccagATGCATTTCTCACTTACTTTTCGTCATATCTTATTTCCTGCCCCTGCAGCAGGGAACCCCTCCCTCATTCCTGCCAGGAAGCGCACGGAAGGAGGGGGGTGAGGGCGGGGTGGGTgttgggtggggggcagaggattCGGGGGTGCTTCCTGAcgcccccaccctgtccccagaTCCGAGGCTTCACGCAGGCAGTCGCCCCAGACAGCAGTGAGATGGGGGACCTCCGTGCCTTCCGATTCAACGCCTTCAACCCCATCCTGGACCCCTGGGTCTTCATCCTCTTCCGCAAGGCTGTCTTCCAGAGGCTCAGGCTGTGGTTCTGCTGCCTGGGTCCCAGGCCTACCCACGGCAACTCGCAGGCACCCCTCTCCCGGTCTGCCTCTGGGAGGAAGGACTCGAGGGCTCCCGCCACTCCCGGGGGGAAAGAGGGGATCCAGGTACCTTTGTCAGCCTGGGGCGAGCGACGGGGGGCACCCGGGCCCCAGGCGCAGCAAGCTGGCAGCACTGTGGGTACATCATCCAAAATGGGGTCCGCAGccggctgctccctctgctgACATCGGCTGCCTGTGATCTCctgcccttggctgctgggagCAGGAGCCCAACGCTCAGGGCCGTGGTTGTCTGTGGATGAGCGGCAGTAAGCCCCCGGAGTCCTTGCCTGCCAGAATCTTGACCCCCCTGAATGCAGGGGGGGCAATCAGCTGCTATTtccctatttctccttctccGGGGGTGGCCCCGACAGGctctgggagaagagggagggagaaggggactgTCTGTCCTGGAGCAAAAAAGAACACTTCTCTCAAAATAACCCCGGGCCCAGCCAGCCCAGTCTGGCCCTCGCTTGCCCATCCATCTCACTGTCTAAATATTTAGAAGGCAGGAAAGTTTCCCAGAAGCTTCTGTGCATTCAGGTCGGCTCTGGTTTGGCTTCCGGCTCTGACACACACCTGTTCAGGGTGCCCGACTGCCCACCCCAAGCCCCCACGAACAGCACAGGTCCTCTCCCAAGCCGCTCTAAAAGCCagaccctctctgcctcctgggacCCAGCGACTCCTGGACCAGCTCCCGGCCTCTCCTCACTCCTGATTTCCCATCAGACTTGgaagcccctgcccccaccctccaaGGGGGAGGCCAGAGGAAGGAGAGACTGATGCATTGCAAGGAGCATGGCTGGACGCATACCGCGGTGGGCCGTAAGATGTGGACCGTGGgagcctgggtgtgtgtgtgtgttggtggggggaTGGAGAAGCTGAAGGACAAAAGCATGGGGGTTAGGGATCCTGGGGTCCCCCGCAGGGGACACAGCCTGTCTCTGAATGAGTAGCTGTGGCTTACCTACAAAGCCTGCCCGCATCTCCTGCATTCTCAGAGCCCTCGCAAaaagctcattcattcattcaacagcgAGCAGCAGCCCGACAGACCAGTCCCTGCCCCCGCCCAGACTCCGCTGGGGTGATCTCCATCCTTCAGGCTTCTCCTGCCCTAAAGAAAGGCCCAAGATCAAgggtgctcaggagggagccaaCTGGCAGAAGGGAAGTGGTGTTTACGGGGAAATGGGAAAGCCCttttctccccccaaccccacccagtTCCTCTTTGAGGTTGTTGGAGGGTTGAAAGCACTTGATCTGGGGTTAAAAGGGTAAATGTGAACCTGGGGACAGGCCGGGTAGGGAGGCATGGGCCTCTGGAGAGATAACAGCACCTCAGCCCTGCTGTCATTGGAGCCCTTCCACAGACCCTGGAATCAAGGTCCAGAGAGGGTAATCGCCAGCCCTAGGTCACACAGCGAGGAGAACGTCTCAGTGGGAAGCTGACCTTTCGGTCTCCAGAAGCCAGCTCCCTTGTTTGCTTACCAactttgcctctctgtgccttgcccTCCTTTGGTGCAGAACCGCAATCGATCAGTAATCTAGAATTCAGTTTATAGGGTGGTGCAGAGGATTAACTGATTGCCTCTGATAAGCAGCTGAGCACTGGGCCTGACTGGAATAAATACCACAAAAATGTTACAGTTACTGCAATCCTGTTGTTGCTGCTATTGTGTGTGGCTAGGTGGACAAATGTGGGCTGAAAAAAAGCAACATTTCCTCCATGGGTCTTTCCACCGCTTTGATTCAAATCACATTTCAGAAGAACAAGGGGGTGTCTGGGGGGAGTTAAAGATTGGTCAGGATAACTGGTTTATGGGGTatgggtttccttttggggtgatgcaAATGTTCTGGAAACCAATAGTGCTGAGGGTTGCATAagattgtgaatgtactaaatgtctGAATTGTACATGTTCGAATAGTTTATTCTATGTCATGggtattttgccacaataaaaaaaaaaaaaagtaacactaaaaaaaaaaaaaaaaaaatgagggcgTTTAGAAACATGTATGAGTCTTGCCAGAATGACATATTGGTTGAATTTGGTAATGAAGAGTTGACCTGTTCAAAACCCAAACAGGGCAAGAAGCATCAGGTGGAGTCCTGCCTTTGTCACCAAACCTGGCCCAGCCTCGGTGGGGCCCAAGCCAGAGGGCTCCCCAGGGGGTGATGGGAAAAGGATGGCTTGGGTGGAGGGGACCCAGAGCGGTatttggggagggaggagcaggataGGGGGCCTGTCGGCCTGTCCAGGCAGGACCGCCAGGGGGCGCTCGCCTCCACGCTTGGTGCCGTCCCAGAAAGTGGGTCAGTCTGTCTCTCCAGCCTCTTAGGGCTCACTAAGTGATGGCCGCGCAGGACTGGGCATTCCATTCCACAGCATCCAAGCCCGGGGTAGGCACTATTACCATCCCCATTTTTTCAGATTCGGATTAAGAGGTTAGTGAGGCTTCAGCACGGAAGCTTGTTTTCTGCTAGCTTTTTCCCTCCAGGCCTAACATCTCAAGAATCCCTCTGCTCTCTGCAGACCACCACCGCCTCTGGCCTGTGTGTGTACACCCATCTACCAGGTCCGGGGTTTGCAAGCATTTCCTGGCCCATCTATCTGCACACAGCCCCTATGGGATGATTGGGAAACTCCTCTCCTAGCTCATGATGCTGGGGACATGGCAGTGACAGAGACAGCCCTGGCCCTGCTCTCCTGGGGCTTGGAGTCCAGAGTGGGCAGAGCtgtgagatgggggtggggtggggtgcaatCTAAGGGGACATtgaggagggcttcctggaggaggcgatGGCTGAGCAGGACCCGAGGATTGGAAGAAAGTGAGCCTGGGAAAGAGAGATGTTTTGTTGTGCTCACAGTTCTGACTCTGGCCTCCTAGCCCCCTGCTCCTTCATTAACTCAACAGATTCTCTGGGATCTGCTTGGGGCCCAAGGCTGCTCTGCGCCtgctggggatacagcagtgacTGACACTGTCTTGGCCCTCTCTCACTCGCGTTCCAGTTGGATGACAACTTCGTGATCACAGAACCAAGTATTCCAAGaagcaggggggaaaaaatagaaatttgtgAGCTGGGTTATGTGCCGAGGTCCTAGCCGAGGGGTTTGCCTAGTGTCTTGCGGGTGTTAGGAAGCTAAGGAGAATGTGTGCATTTATAATtcgttttattcatttcttcctaGAACTGGGCCTGGTCCACAGATGGGACTCAAGcaccatctgtctgtctgtctctctctcacacacacacacacacatacacacacattggCTGGTCCCCAGGAGTCCCAGCTCTCCGTGGCCTTCAGTAGTCACTGCCCCACCTGCTGGTCAAAGGGGGAGTGACATTTAGAAATGGTCCCAGTGGCCActaccctgggggtgggggagaagggaggggaccctgggtggGCACCTCCCCCTGTGTCCCTCGGCTAGTCCCCGCTGAGGACAGGTGTGAACTGGTCCAGCGGACCTGAGAGCCGGAATTGGAAACGATTCCCACTGTCAGCCTCCTGCTCCGGGCTGGAATCAGCTCCCTCTGGGCCTGCCCTGCGTCCATTAGAAGCTCCGAGTGCCGTCTATGTGTCTTTGATTAATAAAGCATGGGAAAGAGAAGGCATGATTATTTAATAAAGCAGCCTATCCAGGAGTAAAAAAGTCTTTCAAAACATAGGGCCCAAGGGGGAGAACTAATGAGAGGAGCCAGAGCTGCGTGGGCAGCTAGGGGCGCTTGGGATCTGAAGGATCCAGGGTTTGAGACCCAGCTCAGCCGCTGCCCGGAAGTGTGGTGTGAGAGGCATTACCTGCTCCGGGCTTCCGGTTCTTTACTGTCAGGTCTCGACACTTAATTCAGCCTCTGCTCACCTTCCGTGGCCTGCATGCCGACTGAATGGGGTAGGTCTAGGAAGTGGTTAGCACAACCCTCTCCAGTGGGCATTCTTATCTTCCTCCTTTAGGGTCATTATTCTCCATCTTGCAGACcagtaaactgaggcccagagaggtgaagtcaccGCCCCAAAGGTCATCAAGGaagaagtggcagagagagaccCTGAGGGTTGAAGAGCGCGCTGACCTTGGTGTAGTCTCTTCActcttctgggcctcagtttcctcatctggagtCACAGTGTCCTGGAGGCAGAGCTGAGAAGCACGCCTGCAAAGTGGGAGCCTTCAGTGAAGAATGGCAAGTGGTTGCTGTGCCCCTGTGTCCCTGTGGGCTCACTCGGTCCTCAGTGGCCCCAGGGGCAAGTGCTCCcatgtgcccattttacagacgggCTCATCTGCCTAAGGTCGTGGAGGAGGCCCCAGGACCAGAGCTCTCGTCCATACACTCCACCTCCTTCACTTAGATAGACCTAGAGATAGATAACTAGGTGGTAGGAAGAGGGGGCACAGACGCTGGGGTGCTGTTGAAATGGCCTACCGCTCCCGACTTCCCCACCCACCGTGCTGGGCTCCAGTGACGGTGCCACGCTGGATCGATCCAGGGCTGGCCTAGGGTCTCTGCCACAAGGAAGGCCCCCGAGGTCGGGCCCTGCTGCTGGGCTTCTCCACCCTTCCAAAGCTGGGTGAAGAGTgaaagcaagtttttttttttttttaattccactggATTAGGTCTCTGCTTCCCTCCAGCACCGCCGCTGCAGCCGCATGTGAATGGGTCATAGGCCAGATGGTGTCTGCGAACTGTTCACTCCTTGCACCCCTAAATCGGTGAGCACTTGGGATTTGCAGCTGGAGGTGGGGCTCCTCTATTTTGGGAAAAGCCCCTAAGGATTCTGTTCTACGTCTTCCTACAGTACCACAGGACCCTGGGCCCTCTCCACATCCCCACTTGTGGCAGGGGAAGTTAAGGGGCTTTCTGTTCCAAATCCCTCTATCCCCGTGCCCTCTGGGGGGCTAAAGCTCTGTGAGCGCAGGGCCCCAAGACGTGCAGGCTGCTTGACATTGACTTGCATATTGAATGTCATCCCTTCCCTGGAGCACCCAAAGAGTCCCCCACCCAGGTCCTACCTCCAGTGGGCTGCTCTCGTGGCCCCGAACCGGCCCCAGGCCCCCGCAGTCCTCACGAGGCACTCATTCATGTGACTGACACGAGGGCCGGGGCTGGCCTCCATGCTCCTGtggcccaccccccacccaaagcTGATGGGCTGCACCGCCAGGCCAGCTCCTGCCTTCAGGGACCACGAGATCCGGCTGGGATCACAAGCCCAGCCCAGAGGTCCCCCTCTGCTGCCATGACCAGGATGAGGCTCTGGAGTGAGCTGTGTGCAGGAAAGGCCCTTCCAGGGCAGGGGTGCAGGGCCCACGCAGGGAGTAGGCCCAGAAACAGAGGCAAGCTGGGAAGAGCCACGTCAGGTAGTCACTGTATTTTATTGGAAAacattgatatatatttttcttcacagCTTGAACTGAACACAATATTGcccggtttaaaaaaaaaaaaaaaagaaagaaagaaagaaagaaaacccaaaccaaaacactCCGAAAACGTCCACAGCCTCACGCCTACCTGCCCTTCCCCTCAGCTCTTGGCTGAGTCTCCCACGatgccccatccctcccctcccctccccaggaggCTGGGTGCCAGAGGGTGGATGAGGAGGTTCTCAAAGCTGGGCAGGTCCCAGGAGAAGCCACTTGAAcaacctgggtgggggtggggggtggggcaagatgaaatgaacagaaaaaaagaaaagaagtatccAGACGACCGAACTGCCCACATTGACTTACTTGTCCCAGAGGCGAAAATCAGAAGCAAGGTCACGGATCATGCTGGGGGAGTGTGgggggcaggcgggggtggggggaggggagagagggcacGGAGACCAGCACAGGTGTTACGGAGCCAACCGAGTCACCGCGAAGAAGCGGGAGGGGCCGGCTAACCAGGCCGCGGAGCTGCCCTCGGCCGCCGCCGGGCCCGGGCCAGCTGGCCCTTAAGACTGTCTTATTGCAGGGATGTTCTCTCCGGAGCGTGGCGGGctcattttccctctctccaccctccaACTAGCCCGGCACGGTTTTCAACAGGACCAGTTTTAGggggaataaagaagaaaaccaaaggagAACCTGTACAGGACAAAGCAACATCCCTGGCTCCGCGGCAACAAGGGGCCTTTGGCgccgggtgggggagggtggggggggttgcACGGGGCAGCGCGGGTGGCATGGGACGTTAGCACCAGGTATTTACAGAACAGCTCGAGAGCGCTTTAGGAACACGGGCACGTACAATTCGCAGAGCGGCCATCTCAGCAGCCCCCACCCAGCCCACCCCCAGGAATTTGATCGGATGGTCTCGCATCAGCCAGTGGGACCTGAGCGGCATCCACTCTATCCGTCCCCTTCCAGGAGTCGGCCCCCTCCAGCGGGAAAAAGAATGCCAGCTTCCAAGACTCCCTCGTCCCCATCCTGGACCATATCTAGTCCACACCGCGACTCAaggccccccccccctcccccagcccttctgGAATGCCTCTCTCGGCACCCCTGCCCGAAAGGCTGCTGGGATGTGCACAGGGAATCGTAGGGCCGGTCGCATGCAACAGCGGAAGGCATGCTCTCCTGCCTGGGCAAGGCCTCATCCCCTCCCCAGCGGGGCCGGGGACAGGGCCGgcagccaccccagcacccaaAGTCAGAGGACACatgaaaggaaacaaaccaaaagagaggAGAGCCACccgggctggaggaggagggcagagactCCCCTCGGGGGAAGAGGGCTGCGTCCAGGAGTGCTTCAGGCCTCGGAAGATGAGAACGGAAAGGGGGGAGGGCGAGAGGAAGAGATGAGGGGCCTGGGAGGAGACTcaagaagggagaaagagcagTCATGCAGCTTGGGACAAATCTTTTGTTGCTTTATCAGATTCTCAGTCAATCAACTGGTGTTTGCTAGAACCGGGGAACGCAGGGGAGTGTTGAAGAGAGCGCGCGCgcgagaagagagagagcacgagaacgGGCATCACCAGCTGCCCAGGGGCCTTCACTTGGCAGTCATCATCTGTACAAACTCTGTGAAGGGAAACAGAAGGAGCGGGTCAGAGCGGGCAAGTGGGCCAGGCCAGCGGCCCTCCCGGACACAAGGGACCAGGGACTCATTCCTGATGTTGTGACGCGGACTTGCTCTGGAGACGGCCCCCCACTCCACCCCGCTCCCAGCAGCCACTTACCTTCATAATTGACCTGGCCGTCCCCATCGATGTCGGCCTCTCTGATCATCTCGTCCACCTCCTCGTCGGTCAGCTTCTCACCCAGGTTCGTCATCACGTGACGCAGCTCGGCAGCACTGATGTAGCCGTTGCCGTCCTGGGTGTGGGGACAGGGCAAGGCTCTGAGCCGGCCAGGGACTGTCAGTCACCCCCaccaggcaggggaaggggtgaggTCGCAGGGCAAGCAGGCAGCGGAGCCGGCACTGGGACCCAGGCCTCGGGGAAGTGGCGTCCCGGGGCCTCACCCAGTCTGTCCCTCTGCCGGAGCCCTAGAGCTACTGTGGGAGATGAGGGCCTACCTTGTCAAAGACACGGAACGCCTCTCGGATCTCCTCCTCGCTGTCTGTGTCCTTCATCTTTCTGGCCATCATGGTCAGGAACTCCGGGAAGTCAATGGTCCCATTCCCTGGAAGGTAGGCAGGGGAGTCAGGAATGTTCTTGGCCCGGACCCTGGGAGACTGCCCCAGAGCACTGGCAGAGGGGACGCAGGCTCATCCGTCGCCCCAAGGGAGGCTCCCAATGGTCCTGAGATGCGACGGAAAAGggggccaccccccaccccacgggGCTCACCATCCGCGTCGACCTCGTTGATCATGTCCTGTAGCTCCGCCTCAGTGGGGTTCTGTCCCAGGGATCTCATCACCGTCCCCAACTCCTTGGTGGTGATAGTCCCATCTCCATCCTTGTCAAAGAGGGAGAAGGCCTCCTTGAACTCTGGGGTAAGAGACGGAAGGAATCAGAGGTCAAGGATCACGGTGAAAGCCTCAGTGAAAGACGGCCCCAGGAGTCCTCCCAGAAGGAGCCAGGAGCCTGCCAGTCCAGGCCCCTCGCTTTGGTGCTCGGGGCAGaccccttcctttctttgttcaacatttattaagcatctactttgGCCAAGCTAGCTCAGTGGGGACCAAGGGGAAAGAGGCTGACAGGGGTCTGCAGAGAAGTCTACATTTCTTTCTGGTCCCTGGCTTCAGCCTCTCCCTCCAATGATGAAATGGACTGCTGTCATGGAGTGGACACGAGCGGAGAGAACTCTCCACGGGAAGTACGCCGGCCAAGGTCAgctggctgggaggggcaggggaagctgcagaatGCCTTGAGCGGTCCTCCCAGGCCAGTTCCCTGCACCTAGTGGCGGTGTGTGGCTGTGTGCGGTGGCGTCGGGGGTGGGTGCGCGGCGGCACCGTGGCGCGGCGGGTGGAGGGATGGAAGCAGAGGGGATGGCTGCCAAGCTGGGATGAAGAGCGAGTGGCGCTGAGTGGGAAGGCCACAGCTGGGGACGCATCAGGCGCGGGGAGAGGAGCACGTGGCTGCTGCCCTCCCACTGGGCCCATTTTGGCACCGGGTgctccctacccccaaaccctgGGAGAACAGATGCCTGGCAGCCTATTCCCAGAGAGTGTGGGCTGGGGTGAGGTGGTGGACAGTTTGCTAatggggacag contains:
- the PTGIR gene encoding prostacyclin receptor, translating into MADSCRNLTYVRDSVGPATSTLMFVAGVVGNGLALGILGARRRSRPSAFAVLVTGLAVTDLLGTCFLSPAVFVAYARNSSLLGLARGRPALCDAFAFAMTFFGLASMLILFAMAVERCLALSHPYVYTQLDGPRCARLALPAIYAFCGLFCALPLLGLGQHQQYCPGSWCFIRMRSTEAGGRAFSLAYASLMALLVATIVLCNSSVTLSLCRMHRQQTRHQGPPVPGPRAGEDEVDHLILLALMTVIMAVCSLPLTIRGFTQAVAPDSSEMGDLRAFRFNAFNPILDPWVFILFRKAVFQRLRLWFCCLGPRPTHGNSQAPLSRSASGRKDSRAPATPGGKEGIQVPLSAWGERRGAPGPQAQQAGSTVGTSSKMGSAAGCSLC
- the CALM3 gene encoding calmodulin-3; its protein translation is MADQLTEEQIAEFKEAFSLFDKDGDGTITTKELGTVMRSLGQNPTEAELQDMINEVDADGNGTIDFPEFLTMMARKMKDTDSEEEIREAFRVFDKDGNGYISAAELRHVMTNLGEKLTDEEVDEMIREADIDGDGQVNYEEFVQMMTAK